A genomic window from Tolypothrix sp. PCC 7910 includes:
- the pyrR gene encoding bifunctional pyr operon transcriptional regulator/uracil phosphoribosyltransferase PyrR, with amino-acid sequence MVMSVKVVEILSSEELRRTVTRLASQIVERTRDLSQLVLLGIYTRGVFLAELLARQIETLEGVSVEVGALDITFYRDDLDQIGLRTPAKTDIPFDLTGKTVVLVDDVIFKGRTIRAALNAVNEYGRPEVIRLAVLVDRGHREVPIHPDFIGKQLPTAKEEIVKVYFQDSDGKDAVELIAH; translated from the coding sequence ATGGTTATGTCTGTAAAAGTAGTTGAAATTCTCTCATCGGAAGAACTTCGTCGTACTGTCACTCGTCTTGCTTCTCAAATTGTGGAGAGGACGCGTGATTTATCTCAGCTAGTACTCTTAGGTATTTATACTAGGGGCGTATTTTTAGCCGAATTATTGGCACGTCAAATTGAGACATTGGAAGGTGTATCTGTAGAAGTGGGAGCATTAGATATTACGTTTTATCGAGATGATCTTGACCAAATTGGGTTACGAACTCCAGCCAAAACTGATATTCCTTTTGACCTCACAGGCAAAACAGTGGTGCTTGTAGATGATGTCATTTTTAAAGGTAGGACAATTCGTGCTGCTTTAAATGCAGTCAATGAGTACGGTAGACCAGAGGTAATTCGCTTAGCTGTTTTGGTAGATAGGGGCCATCGTGAAGTTCCAATTCACCCAGATTTTATTGGTAAGCAGCTACCCACCGCTAAAGAGGAGATTGTCAAAGTTTATTTCCAAGATTCGGATGGAAAAGATGCTGTAGAGTTAATTGCACATTAG
- a CDS encoding Rrf2 family transcriptional regulator — MKLTTRGHYSVKAMLDLSLQPAYGPVSVRAIAKRQDIPAPYLEKLLIEMRRAGLVKSIRGSIGGYQLAREPAKISIGQILESVGETITYLPNHTPTSAQAEDWVTFTLWQRLNQKLKEALYSITLADLYYDARSWQASLGEEANFVV, encoded by the coding sequence ATGAAACTAACAACGAGAGGACATTATAGTGTGAAAGCGATGCTCGATTTAAGCTTACAGCCAGCTTATGGCCCTGTATCTGTAAGAGCAATTGCTAAACGCCAAGATATTCCTGCTCCTTATCTAGAAAAATTATTAATAGAAATGCGTCGTGCTGGTTTAGTAAAATCAATTCGCGGCAGCATTGGAGGATACCAATTGGCAAGAGAGCCTGCCAAAATATCTATAGGACAAATTTTAGAGTCTGTAGGTGAAACGATTACTTATTTGCCTAACCATACTCCAACATCAGCACAAGCTGAAGATTGGGTAACATTTACCCTTTGGCAGAGACTTAACCAAAAACTGAAAGAAGCTTTATATAGTATTACCCTGGCTGACCTTTATTACGATGCTCGGAGTTGGCAGGCTTCGTTGGGAGAAGAAGCTAATTTTGTAGTTTAG
- a CDS encoding response regulator transcription factor — MPRILVIDDDPAISELVAVNLEMAGYDVSQAEDGIKGQALALQLQPDLIMLDLMLPRVDGFTVCQRLRRDERTAEIPVLMLTALSQTQDKVEGFNAGADDYLTKPFEVEEMLARVRALLRRTDRIPQAAKHSEILNYGPLTLVPERFEAIWFHETVKLTHLEFELLHCLLQRHGQTVSPSEILREVWGYDPDDDIETIRVHIRHLRTKLEPDPRHPRYIKTVYGAGYCLELPSVPSSAEGASTSVVE; from the coding sequence ATGCCGAGGATTCTTGTCATAGACGATGACCCAGCAATTTCAGAACTCGTTGCCGTCAACTTGGAAATGGCTGGCTACGATGTTAGTCAAGCAGAAGACGGGATAAAAGGTCAAGCGCTAGCTCTCCAGCTACAACCAGACTTGATCATGCTCGATTTGATGTTGCCCAGAGTAGATGGATTTACCGTTTGCCAACGGCTGCGTCGGGACGAGCGCACCGCTGAAATTCCCGTGTTAATGTTGACCGCTTTAAGCCAAACACAAGATAAGGTGGAAGGCTTCAATGCCGGGGCTGATGACTATCTTACCAAGCCCTTTGAAGTCGAAGAAATGCTGGCACGAGTGCGGGCACTATTGCGGCGCACTGATCGTATTCCTCAAGCAGCAAAGCACAGCGAAATTCTGAATTATGGCCCCCTTACCCTCGTTCCTGAAAGATTCGAGGCCATATGGTTTCATGAGACAGTAAAACTGACTCACTTGGAATTTGAGTTACTTCATTGCTTGCTCCAGCGCCACGGACAGACAGTCTCTCCTAGCGAAATCCTGCGGGAAGTTTGGGGCTACGATCCAGACGATGACATCGAGACGATTCGAGTTCATATTCGCCACTTAAGAACCAAACTCGAACCAGATCCTCGTCATCCCCGCTATATCAAGACAGTATACGGAGCAGGGTATTGTCTTGAGTTACCTAGCGTGCCTTCATCCGCTGAAGGAGCTTCAACATCAGTGGTTGAATAA
- the cbiB gene encoding adenosylcobinamide-phosphate synthase CbiB encodes MTHNIYILIFAAFLDYLIGDPWGWPHPVQVMGWVISHLSKLSLKYCHDSLTQRIAGIFLCIFLIIGSGLVGWLIIQSARWLHPLLAIALESILLASCFAGRSLRTAAVTVLKPLTAGNLVEARDSLSNYVGRDTKNLSEAEILRAILETVTENATDGVMAPLFYAILGGFIPFVGAVPLALAYKASSTLDSMVGYKEAPYTYLGWFSARLEDYLTWVPCRLTVITLALLSGKPLYVWRICSRDAIIDPSPNSGWSECAYAAILGVQVGGTNWYRGVAKHKPLLGDNIHPITPKSIESALQLTRYCFLLWLGVAIALFFLILNR; translated from the coding sequence ATGACTCACAACATTTATATCTTGATTTTTGCTGCATTTTTAGATTATCTAATTGGCGATCCTTGGGGTTGGCCTCATCCAGTGCAAGTTATGGGGTGGGTTATTTCTCACCTTTCCAAACTGTCTCTGAAATATTGTCATGATTCTCTAACACAAAGAATTGCGGGAATTTTCCTATGCATCTTTCTAATAATTGGTAGCGGACTTGTTGGCTGGTTAATAATTCAAAGTGCTAGGTGGTTGCATCCACTGTTGGCAATTGCTTTAGAAAGCATTCTCTTAGCTAGTTGTTTTGCTGGTAGAAGTTTGAGAACCGCAGCTGTTACTGTCTTAAAACCTTTAACTGCTGGAAATTTAGTAGAGGCTCGTGATAGCTTAAGTAATTACGTTGGTCGCGATACCAAAAATCTTTCCGAAGCAGAAATTTTGCGCGCCATTCTAGAAACGGTAACGGAGAATGCTACTGATGGAGTGATGGCTCCGTTGTTTTATGCAATTTTGGGAGGATTCATTCCCTTTGTGGGAGCTGTGCCTTTAGCTTTAGCATATAAAGCCAGTAGTACTCTAGATTCAATGGTGGGCTATAAAGAAGCACCATACACTTATTTAGGTTGGTTTAGTGCGCGCTTAGAAGATTACCTCACATGGGTTCCTTGCCGCTTAACAGTAATTACGCTGGCGTTGTTATCAGGTAAACCACTCTATGTTTGGCGTATTTGTAGCCGAGATGCAATTATCGATCCAAGTCCCAATTCTGGCTGGAGTGAATGCGCCTATGCAGCAATTTTAGGCGTGCAAGTAGGAGGTACAAATTGGTATCGCGGCGTAGCTAAACACAAACCACTGCTAGGAGATAACATTCATCCCATCACTCCCAAAAGTATTGAATCGGCTTTGCAATTAACTAGATATTGCTTTTTACTGTGGTTAGGGGTTGCGATCGCTCTATTCTTTCTAATCCTAAACAGGTAA
- the petD gene encoding cytochrome b6-f complex subunit IV, giving the protein MSTQKKPDLSDPILRAKLAKGMGHNYYGEPAWPNDLLYVFPIVIMGSFACIVALAVLDPAMNGEPANPFATPLEILPEWYLFPVFQILRSLPNKLLGVLAMASVPLGLILVPFIENVNKFQNPFRRPVATTVFLFGTLVTLWLGIGAALPLDKSLTLGLF; this is encoded by the coding sequence ATGTCAACACAGAAAAAACCTGATCTGAGCGATCCTATCCTAAGAGCCAAACTCGCCAAAGGCATGGGCCACAACTACTATGGCGAACCTGCTTGGCCTAATGACCTACTTTACGTCTTTCCAATCGTAATCATGGGATCATTCGCTTGTATTGTGGCTCTAGCAGTACTAGATCCAGCAATGAACGGTGAACCAGCGAATCCTTTTGCAACACCATTGGAAATTCTACCTGAGTGGTACTTGTTCCCTGTATTCCAAATTTTGCGATCGCTCCCTAACAAACTGTTAGGAGTATTAGCAATGGCTTCAGTACCCCTAGGACTTATCCTCGTTCCTTTTATCGAGAACGTTAATAAGTTCCAAAATCCTTTCCGCCGTCCAGTTGCAACCACAGTTTTCCTATTTGGAACACTTGTAACTCTATGGCTAGGTATTGGTGCTGCTTTACCATTAGATAAATCCTTGACCTTAGGATTGTTCTAA
- a CDS encoding AbrB family transcriptional regulator encodes MAKQKKIEPLVGEDLLRKVKELENESKEDKAKKCGYYTVTKNGIERVNMMKFLNALIDAEGIQLDSSPSANGRGGRSASYRISVQSNGNLLIGSAYTKQMNLKPGDEFLITLGKKHIRLRQVDPEDREDLEAIEATA; translated from the coding sequence ATGGCTAAACAGAAAAAAATTGAACCCCTAGTCGGTGAAGATCTGCTCAGAAAAGTTAAAGAGCTAGAGAACGAGAGCAAAGAAGACAAGGCTAAGAAGTGCGGCTACTATACCGTTACCAAAAATGGTATAGAGCGCGTCAATATGATGAAGTTCTTAAATGCCCTAATTGATGCTGAAGGCATTCAATTAGATAGCTCTCCTAGTGCTAATGGACGTGGTGGACGTAGCGCCAGCTATAGAATTAGCGTGCAATCGAATGGGAACTTGTTGATAGGTTCCGCTTATACAAAACAAATGAATCTTAAACCAGGTGATGAGTTCCTCATCACTTTAGGTAAAAAGCACATTCGTCTTAGACAGGTAGATCCAGAAGATAGGGAAGACCTGGAAGCTATAGAAGCTACTGCTTAA
- a CDS encoding YheT family hydrolase, which translates to MMCYAPYNPPWFLQNGIAMTICAALWGSRYWESTIKNPEPQYHKTVLAGGQGVPIFCWVAIPKNARSTIIGTYGITGELGTQWFLRILGRKAYAEGYAVVLFDWRAHGKTGELSPALMSDGLYEGEDFVRLAAAAAAMGCPKKFWFVGFSLGGQLALWGLKAAMELSTSNEDLGITASDIGGTAVICPNLDSARSLAYLVQYPFGRYLEANIARKLEQMAWQIHEAHPGSLDPAAIKRAKTIWNFDRELVIEKLGFSSVEAYYQASSPLPFLPHLSKPTLIVYAADDPFFDPEIIPDLEAACASNSMIDLMLTRYGGHIGYLNSAKGQLQAQDPDPWWAWNRVLQWIEQQRKY; encoded by the coding sequence ATGATGTGTTACGCTCCCTACAATCCACCTTGGTTCCTACAAAATGGTATAGCAATGACTATATGTGCGGCTTTGTGGGGAAGCCGCTATTGGGAAAGCACAATAAAAAATCCTGAGCCGCAATATCATAAAACAGTTTTAGCTGGTGGGCAAGGTGTACCAATTTTTTGTTGGGTAGCGATACCAAAAAATGCTCGTAGTACGATTATTGGCACTTATGGTATTACAGGAGAGTTAGGTACGCAATGGTTTTTAAGAATTTTAGGTCGTAAAGCATATGCCGAAGGGTATGCTGTAGTGTTATTTGATTGGCGTGCTCATGGCAAGACAGGTGAGTTGTCACCGGCTTTGATGTCCGATGGGTTATATGAGGGAGAAGATTTTGTCCGTCTAGCCGCCGCCGCTGCTGCAATGGGATGTCCCAAGAAATTTTGGTTTGTAGGGTTTTCCTTAGGCGGACAATTAGCGCTGTGGGGTTTAAAAGCTGCTATGGAGCTAAGTACTAGCAATGAAGATTTAGGAATCACAGCCAGCGATATTGGCGGTACTGCGGTTATTTGCCCAAATTTGGATTCTGCGCGATCGCTGGCTTATTTAGTTCAATATCCATTTGGCAGGTATTTAGAGGCTAACATAGCTCGAAAATTAGAACAGATGGCATGGCAGATACATGAGGCTCATCCTGGTAGCCTTGATCCAGCAGCGATTAAACGGGCAAAAACCATCTGGAATTTTGATCGGGAACTAGTAATTGAAAAATTAGGTTTTTCTTCTGTGGAGGCATATTACCAAGCCAGCAGTCCTTTACCGTTTCTACCCCATCTTTCAAAACCTACTTTGATCGTTTATGCGGCTGATGACCCATTTTTTGACCCAGAAATTATTCCTGATTTAGAAGCGGCTTGTGCTAGCAATTCGATGATAGATTTGATGCTCACCCGCTATGGCGGACATATTGGCTACTTGAATAGTGCCAAAGGTCAACTTCAAGCTCAAGATCCAGACCCTTGGTGGGCGTGGAATAGAGTTTTGCAGTGGATTGAGCAGCAGCGGAAATATTAG
- a CDS encoding chloride channel protein: MTLLPPTELRKVTETPAFPSVTTRLAHLINRFQPSIETIVLLLAVLIGSGTGMGIVTFHYLIQLIHDLMLENFMGTIGVWGAWTLACVPTVGGLIVGLMRWRTQDFGPGLSSLIAASQGKEIRQPLRPVTKMLAASVSLGSGASLGPEGPSVEIGANFGMLLSLVLQVSQEQQRLLLSAGAAAGLAAGFNAPIAGVFFALEVVMGATSFATSAVSVVLLAAVVAALIAQIGLGAQPAFALPVYQVRSPLELPIYLGLGLGASLVSLTYTESMRLAKACFAGRIPMLGFIGKIPKPIHPIIGGVIVGIVAIYFPQILGIGYGTVQAMLQDVEFSLPLLLILLVIKLLMTAISAGSGFVGGVFAPAMFLGASFGSAYAKIVAAIAPTIGAQMAAPPAYAMVGMAAVLAASVRAPLTSIIMLFELTRDYRIVLPLMAAVGLSVWLIEQIKPNFNSNSNLQQIGLSELKDEKTDMLQEILVEDAMLTCPKKLTAKLGVLEAAKEMLRDRCSSALVIDEVEQLVGIISLEDINRNLRLWQNYQNLPTEIQSNLSSQTLLDICTTEILYAWRDEPLSEALDRMALRGLHQLPVVARDNHERILGLLEREQIALTCNLTLTSKALRQCLAVLPTTDVVISH, translated from the coding sequence ATGACTCTCTTGCCTCCTACTGAACTGAGGAAGGTAACGGAAACACCTGCCTTTCCTTCTGTGACTACTCGTTTAGCTCACTTAATTAACCGTTTTCAACCATCTATAGAAACCATAGTGCTACTTTTAGCAGTACTAATTGGTAGCGGTACGGGTATGGGTATAGTGACCTTTCACTATTTAATCCAGCTGATTCACGATTTGATGCTGGAAAATTTTATGGGCACTATTGGGGTCTGGGGTGCTTGGACTTTAGCTTGCGTTCCCACAGTTGGCGGCTTGATTGTTGGCTTGATGCGCTGGCGCACTCAAGATTTTGGCCCTGGACTTTCATCTTTGATTGCAGCTTCTCAAGGCAAAGAAATTAGGCAGCCACTACGCCCAGTCACCAAAATGTTGGCAGCATCGGTGTCTTTGGGGAGTGGTGCTTCGTTGGGGCCTGAGGGGCCGAGTGTAGAAATTGGTGCCAATTTTGGGATGTTATTATCTCTAGTTTTACAAGTATCTCAAGAGCAACAGCGTTTGCTTTTAAGCGCTGGTGCGGCGGCTGGTTTAGCAGCCGGCTTTAATGCTCCCATTGCAGGAGTGTTTTTTGCTTTAGAGGTGGTGATGGGCGCTACATCTTTTGCTACCTCTGCTGTGAGTGTGGTGTTATTAGCGGCAGTGGTAGCAGCGTTAATTGCTCAAATTGGTTTAGGCGCACAACCTGCTTTTGCTTTACCTGTATATCAAGTCCGCAGTCCTTTAGAGTTGCCAATTTATTTAGGTTTAGGTTTAGGAGCTAGTTTAGTTTCTTTAACTTATACAGAATCTATGCGGTTAGCAAAAGCTTGCTTTGCTGGGCGTATTCCTATGTTGGGCTTTATCGGAAAAATTCCTAAACCCATACATCCAATTATTGGTGGCGTGATTGTTGGCATAGTGGCTATATATTTTCCCCAAATTTTGGGCATCGGTTATGGCACTGTACAGGCCATGCTGCAAGATGTGGAGTTTTCTCTACCTTTATTACTGATACTGTTAGTCATCAAATTGCTGATGACAGCAATTTCTGCTGGTAGTGGTTTTGTTGGTGGTGTATTTGCTCCCGCCATGTTTCTGGGTGCTTCTTTTGGTTCGGCTTATGCCAAAATTGTCGCTGCGATCGCTCCCACAATTGGCGCACAGATGGCTGCGCCTCCCGCCTACGCAATGGTAGGTATGGCTGCAGTTTTGGCAGCTAGTGTCAGAGCGCCATTAACATCAATTATTATGCTATTTGAATTAACCCGCGACTACCGTATTGTTTTACCTTTAATGGCAGCGGTGGGTTTAAGTGTTTGGTTGATAGAACAGATCAAGCCAAATTTTAATTCTAATTCTAATCTGCAACAGATCGGTCTTTCGGAATTAAAAGATGAGAAGACAGATATGTTGCAGGAAATTTTAGTAGAAGATGCAATGCTAACTTGTCCAAAAAAGTTGACAGCAAAGTTAGGAGTATTAGAAGCTGCTAAGGAAATGCTTCGCGATCGCTGTTCTAGTGCTTTAGTAATTGATGAAGTTGAGCAATTAGTTGGTATTATCTCTCTAGAAGATATTAACCGCAATCTCCGTCTATGGCAAAATTACCAAAATTTGCCAACTGAAATTCAGAGTAATTTATCTAGTCAAACTCTTTTAGATATTTGTACCACTGAAATTCTTTATGCTTGGAGAGATGAACCTTTATCTGAAGCTTTAGACCGCATGGCACTCCGAGGTTTACATCAGTTACCAGTGGTAGCAAGAGACAACCATGAGCGCATTTTAGGTCTACTAGAAAGAGAGCAAATTGCCTTAACCTGCAATTTAACACTTACAAGTAAGGCACTGCGCCAATGTTTAGCAGTGCTACCCACAACAGATGTAGTTATTAGCCATTAA
- a CDS encoding glycosyltransferase family 4 protein, which yields MTNKFPQKTNHVFVFLEIFVHEGGIQSYVKDIFRAYQRLIPGYKAEVFVLRDSPNVSNPWESKNLKFYGFKSNSPQIGRLKMVAALLKCLLLKRPQHVFCGHILLARLIQTLCQPLGIPYTVLTYGKEVWEPLNTKQRHALTSASGIWTISRYSRDRSCAANFIDPNLVKILPCAIDGNKFTPGEKQLELIAKYGLNDAKVLMTVARLWSGDIYKGVDVTIRALPQILEVFPEVKYLVIGRGDDQPRLAQLAQDLGVSDRVIFAGFVPTEELIAHYRLADAYIMPSQEGFGIVYLEAMACGVPVLSGDDDGSADPLQDGQLGWRVPHRDPHAVAAACIEILTGHDQRCDGDWLRQQAIALFGMDALQKRLQELI from the coding sequence GTGACTAATAAATTTCCCCAAAAAACCAACCATGTATTCGTGTTCTTAGAAATTTTTGTACACGAAGGTGGGATTCAGTCCTATGTCAAGGATATTTTTCGTGCCTATCAAAGATTGATTCCAGGCTATAAAGCAGAAGTATTTGTACTGCGAGATAGCCCAAATGTATCAAATCCCTGGGAATCAAAAAATTTAAAATTTTATGGTTTCAAAAGTAATTCCCCCCAAATCGGCAGATTGAAAATGGTAGCAGCATTGCTGAAGTGTTTGTTACTAAAGCGTCCCCAGCACGTTTTTTGTGGTCACATTCTCTTAGCAAGACTGATACAAACTCTTTGCCAGCCTTTGGGAATTCCTTACACTGTCCTAACTTATGGTAAAGAAGTTTGGGAACCGCTAAATACTAAACAACGTCACGCACTCACATCGGCATCAGGGATTTGGACAATTAGCCGTTACAGTCGCGATCGCAGCTGTGCGGCTAATTTTATCGACCCCAATTTAGTAAAAATACTGCCTTGTGCAATTGACGGAAATAAATTTACACCAGGTGAAAAGCAACTAGAACTGATTGCCAAGTATGGTTTAAATGATGCCAAAGTGTTAATGACTGTAGCGCGGCTATGGTCAGGGGATATTTACAAAGGCGTTGATGTCACAATTCGCGCCTTACCGCAAATTCTCGAAGTATTCCCAGAAGTTAAATATTTAGTCATCGGTCGTGGCGACGATCAACCACGGTTGGCGCAACTTGCACAAGATTTAGGTGTCAGCGATCGCGTAATTTTTGCTGGTTTCGTTCCTACAGAAGAACTAATAGCACATTACCGCTTGGCTGATGCCTACATTATGCCTTCCCAAGAAGGCTTTGGCATTGTTTATTTAGAAGCAATGGCTTGTGGTGTACCCGTGCTATCTGGTGATGATGACGGTTCAGCAGACCCCTTACAGGATGGACAACTTGGCTGGCGAGTTCCCCACCGCGATCCCCATGCTGTAGCAGCAGCTTGTATAGAAATACTCACAGGCCATGACCAACGATGTGATGGAGATTGGCTAAGACAACAAGCGATCGCACTTTTCGGGATGGATGCTTTGCAAAAACGGTTACAAGAGTTAATTTAA
- the petB gene encoding cytochrome b6 encodes MANVYDWFEERLEIQALADDVTSKYVPPHVNIFYCLGGITLVCFLIQFATGFAMTFYYKPTVAEAYSSVQYIMTEVNFGWLIRSIHRWSASMMVLMMILHVFRVYLTGGFKKPRELTWVSGVILAVITVSFGVTGYSLPWDQVGYWAVKIVSGVPEAIPVVGVLISDLLRGGSSVGQATLTRYYSAHTFVLPWLIAVFMLFHFLMIRKQGISGPL; translated from the coding sequence ATGGCCAACGTTTACGACTGGTTTGAGGAACGCTTGGAAATTCAGGCACTCGCTGATGATGTCACAAGCAAGTACGTTCCTCCCCATGTCAACATCTTCTACTGCTTGGGTGGCATTACCCTGGTTTGCTTTCTCATCCAGTTTGCTACTGGATTTGCCATGACGTTCTACTACAAGCCAACTGTGGCTGAGGCTTATTCCTCAGTGCAGTACATCATGACAGAAGTAAACTTCGGCTGGCTAATTCGCTCCATCCACCGCTGGTCTGCCAGCATGATGGTGTTGATGATGATTTTGCACGTCTTTCGGGTTTACCTCACTGGTGGTTTCAAAAAGCCCCGCGAATTAACCTGGGTAAGTGGTGTCATCCTAGCCGTAATCACAGTTTCTTTTGGCGTGACTGGCTACTCACTACCTTGGGACCAAGTGGGCTACTGGGCTGTGAAAATCGTTAGCGGCGTTCCCGAAGCAATTCCTGTGGTTGGTGTGCTGATCTCTGACTTGCTACGTGGTGGTTCTAGCGTCGGCCAAGCGACCCTTACCCGCTACTACAGCGCCCACACCTTTGTTCTGCCCTGGTTGATCGCGGTATTCATGTTGTTCCACTTCTTGATGATCCGCAAACAAGGCATTTCTGGTCCTTTGTAA
- the ctpA gene encoding carboxyl-terminal processing protease CtpA, protein MGLFMDKKIFRRGLSLLMAVWLALGISIQPAAALTEEQKLVSEVWRIVNRNYLDETFNHQNWSTVRQKALEKPLKNPEEAYAAVQNMLKSLDDPFTRFLDPEQYRSLQVNTSGELTGVGLQIALDPKTGKLEVVAPIAGSPADKAGIQPRDRIIKIEGISTENLTLDEAAAKMRGPIGSLVTLLIERDGTQEKEIRIVRDRIALNPVVSDLRVTPQGTPIGYLRLNQFNANASMELAHAITSLEKKGAAAYILDLRNNPGGLLQAGIEIARLWLDSGTIVYTVNRQGIQGSFEAFGPALTSDPLVILVNQGTASASEILAGALQDNGRAQLVGETTFGKGLIQSLFELSDGSGLAVTIAKYETPQHRDINKLGIKPDKIIPLDAITREQIGTEADPQYQAAVEILTKNSVVVGMGTRS, encoded by the coding sequence ATGGGCTTGTTCATGGACAAAAAAATTTTTCGACGGGGATTATCATTGCTAATGGCGGTTTGGTTGGCACTAGGCATATCTATCCAACCAGCTGCGGCTTTGACAGAGGAGCAAAAGTTAGTATCGGAAGTTTGGCGAATTGTCAATCGAAATTATTTAGATGAAACGTTTAATCATCAAAATTGGTCAACGGTGCGGCAAAAAGCTTTAGAGAAACCGCTTAAAAATCCGGAGGAAGCTTATGCAGCAGTTCAAAATATGCTCAAAAGCTTGGACGACCCTTTTACCCGCTTTTTAGACCCAGAACAGTACCGCAGCTTACAGGTAAACACTTCTGGAGAACTTACAGGGGTAGGCTTACAAATTGCCCTAGACCCCAAAACTGGTAAGTTGGAAGTAGTAGCACCGATCGCAGGTTCGCCAGCAGATAAAGCAGGAATTCAACCACGCGATCGCATCATCAAAATAGAAGGTATCTCTACAGAAAATCTTACCTTGGATGAAGCCGCAGCTAAAATGCGCGGGCCGATTGGCAGCCTCGTGACCTTATTAATCGAGCGAGATGGTACACAAGAGAAGGAAATTAGGATAGTGCGCGATCGCATTGCTTTAAATCCTGTAGTCTCAGACTTGCGCGTTACCCCACAAGGTACGCCCATTGGCTACCTCCGTCTGAATCAATTTAATGCCAATGCCTCAATGGAACTAGCACACGCCATTACTAGTTTAGAAAAAAAGGGCGCAGCTGCCTACATTCTCGATTTACGCAATAATCCCGGTGGATTACTGCAAGCGGGAATTGAAATTGCCCGCCTGTGGTTAGACTCTGGCACCATCGTCTACACCGTTAATCGCCAAGGCATACAAGGCAGTTTTGAGGCATTTGGCCCGGCACTTACATCAGACCCATTAGTGATTCTAGTCAATCAAGGAACTGCCAGCGCTAGCGAAATTCTTGCCGGCGCACTCCAAGATAACGGTCGCGCCCAATTAGTCGGCGAAACCACCTTTGGTAAAGGCTTAATTCAATCCTTATTTGAATTATCCGATGGTTCCGGTTTGGCAGTCACAATTGCTAAGTACGAAACCCCACAACATCGAGATATTAATAAATTAGGTATAAAACCAGACAAAATCATTCCTCTAGACGCAATTACCCGTGAACAGATTGGCACAGAAGCCGATCCACAATATCAAGCAGCAGTGGAAATCTTGACGAAGAACTCAGTAGTAGTAGGAATGGGAACTAGGAGCTAG
- a CDS encoding anti-sigma regulatory factor: MLSTMQQDHLTVKSDLKLLNHVQQWFEKFCRQHLYQLGWSETQLYRLNLALAEGFTNAVRHAHSALPPETGIDIEVSLWIDRLEMRIWDYGKPFNPDAIAEPEPGTLQVGGYGWFLLRRLADRVVYERATENRNCLLIVKYALDGQH; the protein is encoded by the coding sequence ATGCTTAGCACCATGCAGCAAGACCATCTGACGGTGAAGAGCGATCTCAAGCTCCTCAACCACGTGCAACAATGGTTTGAGAAATTTTGTCGGCAACATTTGTATCAACTTGGCTGGTCGGAAACTCAGCTTTATCGCCTGAACTTAGCATTAGCAGAAGGCTTCACTAACGCAGTGCGTCATGCTCATTCTGCTTTACCACCAGAAACAGGCATAGATATTGAAGTCAGCTTGTGGATTGACAGATTGGAAATGAGAATTTGGGATTATGGCAAACCTTTTAATCCCGATGCGATCGCCGAGCCAGAGCCAGGTACTCTTCAAGTAGGAGGATACGGATGGTTTCTTCTGAGACGCTTGGCAGATCGTGTTGTCTATGAACGCGCTACGGAAAACAGAAATTGTTTGCTGATCGTTAAATATGCTCTAGATGGTCAGCATTAA